The region AAAAAGAGACACCCAAGGCTTACTATAGCTTTTGCCGGGCGGGGCTAGGATGGGTGAGTTGAAGTGTAGTGCTGAAATATGGTGCTGCAACCCGGCACCCAAACCGCTTTTTTAGCAATTTCCTAGTACTTTTCTACCGAGGTAGCGTATGAACACAGATGCGATCACGACAGAGGGCATGACAGCAGACGGCCGAGACCTTCCCGCCGCGCAGGGCTTTGCCATGCCCGCCGAGTGGAGCGAGCACGCCGCCACCTGGACGAGTTGGCCCTTTGACGACGCGCTCTGGGTCGGGCACTTAGAGGGCGTGCGCCGCGAGCTCGCCGAACTGGTCACGACCATCGCCCGCTTCGAGCCGGTCGTCGTCAACGTCCGCGACGAGGAGACCGAAGAGGACGCCCGGGCGCGCCTGACGGCCGCGGGCGCCGACATGACGCGGATCCGCTTCCACCGCCTTGCCCTAAACGACATCTGGTTTCGCGACAACGGGCCGCTCTTTGTCAGGGACGAGCAGGGCCAAGTCGCCCTGACCGACTGGGTGTTCAACGCCTGGGGCGAGAAGTACAGCCCCTGGGACGACGACGACCGCGCGCCCGAGCGGGTTGCAAAGACGCTTGGCATGAGGCGCTTTGCGGTAGACAAGGTGATGGAGGGCGGCGCGCTGGAGCTCAACAGCCAGGGCACCCTCCTGACCACCCGCTCCTGCTTGCTCCACCAGCGGCGCAACCCCAACCTGAGCGAGCTCGACCTCGAGAGGCTGCTGAAGGGCTACCTGGGCGCCAAGCACGTGATCTGGTTGGAAGGCGGCCTGGAAGACGATCACACCGACGGCCACATCGACACCATCGTCAGGTTCGCGGGTGACGAGACCATCCTCTGCTCGGTCGAGGAGGACCAGAAGGACGCCAACTACGACACCATGCAGCGCAACCTGCACGCCCTGAGGGCCCTGCGCGACGGGGCGGGCGAGCCCTACCGGGTCGTCCCGCTGCCGCTGCCCCGGAAGCGGATGGAACTGAGCGGCAAACGTCTGCCGCTCTCCTACGCCAACTTCTACATCGGCAACGGCTTCGTGGTAGTGCCCGTCTACGGCGACGCCAACGACGAGCGGGCGCTAGCGATCCTGCGGCCGCTCTTCCCCGGCCGCCTTGTCATCGGCTTGAACGCGGCGGAGCTGATCACGGGCGGCGGGGCCTTTCACTGCGTCACTCAGCAGCAGCCCGCCGGGGAGGTCTATGGTGGGGGCTGAAGAGCAAGCCGGGAACAAAGTCAAGCTGGCCGTGGTGCAGATGAGCTGCAGCGACGACCTCGAGCGGAACCTTGCCAAGGCCGAGCGGATGGTGCGCGAGGCCGCCGCCAACGGCGCTCAGATCGCCCTGCTGCAGGAGCTTTTCGAGAGCCTCTACTTTCCGCAGCTCGAGCGCGAAGACCTCTTCGCGCTCGCCCACCCGGTCGACGAGCACCCCTTCA is a window of Deinococcota bacterium DNA encoding:
- a CDS encoding agmatine deiminase family protein, with the protein product MTADGRDLPAAQGFAMPAEWSEHAATWTSWPFDDALWVGHLEGVRRELAELVTTIARFEPVVVNVRDEETEEDARARLTAAGADMTRIRFHRLALNDIWFRDNGPLFVRDEQGQVALTDWVFNAWGEKYSPWDDDDRAPERVAKTLGMRRFAVDKVMEGGALELNSQGTLLTTRSCLLHQRRNPNLSELDLERLLKGYLGAKHVIWLEGGLEDDHTDGHIDTIVRFAGDETILCSVEEDQKDANYDTMQRNLHALRALRDGAGEPYRVVPLPLPRKRMELSGKRLPLSYANFYIGNGFVVVPVYGDANDERALAILRPLFPGRLVIGLNAAELITGGGAFHCVTQQQPAGEVYGGG